CTTGGCCCACGACTGGTCGGCGAACTTGGCATCGGGCATGTAGATGTCAAAAATCCCCTCCAGGAGCTTGATGGTCTCCAGGGCCTCGTACCCGCCGCAGTTGTACACCAGCGGCACCTTGAGCCCCCCTTTGATCGCCAATGGCAATGCCTCGACAATCTGCGGCACGAAATGGGTCGGGGTCACAAAGTTGATATTGTGGCACCCTGCGCGCTGCAGGGCAAGCATCATGTCAGCCAGCGCCCGGGGCGAAACCTCGCGACCTTCGCCTCCGTGGCTTATCTCCCAGTTCTGGCAGAACACGCAGCGCAGGTTGCAATGGGCCAAGAAGATGGTGCCGGAACCATGCATGCCGACGAGCGGTGCCTCTTCGCCGTAATGCGGAAAGGCACTGGACACAACTGCCTCTTTCCCTGCTTTGCAGTAGCCAATCTCCCCTGCCAGACGATCGACCCCACACCGCCGGGCGCACAAGGCGCATGAGCGCAAGATGGCCCGCAGGGCGGCAATGCGCTCCTCCAGCTCGCCGCGCTCATGAAGTGCCAAGTACGAAGGTCTGTACTCCATCCTGCGCCTCGCTGCGTAACAGGTCAGCCAGGAAAGAATGCTGGTCGTTCAGCCGCAAAAGGTGGCTCTCACAGCCTGAGCTACAGTCAGAAGCTCCGAAACCAGGCAGCACTGGCTGACACCCCCTTTCCCTGAGAAACTTTTGCAGCGCGCATTCGCCCCGCTCAGCCGACAGCAGTGCGCCTACCACAGTCGCTGCGGTAGCGGTGGTCAGATAGTCGATGTGCCAGCGCCGGACCTTTTTGTGCCGGATGTGCCGAGCTACCCTCTGCCCGATTCCGCGCCTGGCACTGCCCACGTAGAGATAATAGCCTTGTTGCAGCCGGCACCACCCCAATTTCCCGATGACTCCAGCAAATGAGTGCCCAAGTTGTACCACTAACACATAGGTGATTGCCGTCTGAACCGCTGCCGAGTGCAACGCTCCTGCTTCGATCGCATGAGCGGTGAGCCACAGCAGGCGCACGGCATCCCGCGCTGCGGCCGCGCCGGTGGCACCAACCCCAGGGCACGTGATCTGCTTAACTGGGCACTCCGCCCGATGCATCGCAAAGCTCCGGTCCACGGCCCTCCAACCCTCGCCAATTCCTCCGGCGCGCGTTCTCGCGTCGCAGGCGGCCACCAGTTCTGGCCTCTCAAAAGTAGAGAAGGTGGTAGGCGGCATGAGGGCGTATGCGCAGCGCCGGTGCCGGCATGTGCACGACGTTGAGCATCTCCGCAACGGCGCGCAATACCGAACTCCGGAAGTGGACCTTTCTGAGGTCAAAATCCAGAGCCAGGTACACTTCCTTGCGTCCGCCGATCTTGCTGGTCGTCCCGTAACCAACCGCGATGTCCACCACGTCGGGCCAGTGTTGCCGCACCGGCCGGGGCAGCAGCATGTGGGCG
This region of Calditrichota bacterium genomic DNA includes:
- a CDS encoding radical SAM protein, coding for MEYRPSYLALHERGELEERIAALRAILRSCALCARRCGVDRLAGEIGYCKAGKEAVVSSAFPHYGEEAPLVGMHGSGTIFLAHCNLRCVFCQNWEISHGGEGREVSPRALADMMLALQRAGCHNINFVTPTHFVPQIVEALPLAIKGGLKVPLVYNCGGYEALETIKLLEGIFDIYMPDAKFADQSWAKRYCDAPDYFAVNKDALREMHRQVGELKMDALGIAYRGLLIRHLVMPNGVAGSEAVLRFIAEELSADSYVNIMAQYRPCYRAHQFPEIARAVSHKEVAEVIALARRLGLHRGFEDYRGVLW
- a CDS encoding GIY-YIG nuclease family protein → MHRAECPVKQITCPGVGATGAAAARDAVRLLWLTAHAIEAGALHSAAVQTAITYVLVVQLGHSFAGVIGKLGWCRLQQGYYLYVGSARRGIGQRVARHIRHKKVRRWHIDYLTTATAATVVGALLSAERGECALQKFLRERGCQPVLPGFGASDCSSGCESHLLRLNDQHSFLADLLRSEAQDGVQTFVLGTS